The Maridesulfovibrio ferrireducens genome contains a region encoding:
- a CDS encoding STAS domain-containing protein, giving the protein MSDQIIDTGHKFDSGEGRTASLPFDLSEEIRGDSTVLSLHGVYNTQTVKHLKPRLYELSEEWDGRTIVDLNKALFIDVSCLAVFFKAHKTARRKRGSVIFVNRNEHIQKVFRAVKMDRILNIVPSLEAADVFLNDKAQAV; this is encoded by the coding sequence TTGTCTGATCAGATTATTGACACAGGACATAAGTTCGACTCTGGGGAGGGTCGCACTGCTTCTTTGCCGTTTGATTTATCAGAAGAAATTCGAGGTGATTCGACGGTTCTTTCTCTCCATGGGGTGTATAATACGCAAACTGTAAAGCATCTGAAGCCTCGTTTATATGAATTGTCCGAGGAATGGGATGGCAGAACCATCGTTGACCTTAATAAGGCTTTGTTTATAGATGTTTCGTGTCTTGCCGTATTTTTCAAGGCGCATAAGACGGCTCGGCGTAAGAGGGGCAGTGTCATATTTGTTAATAGAAACGAACATATCCAGAAGGTCTTTCGTGCAGTAAAGATGGACCGTATTTTAAATATTGTGCCCAGTCTTGAAGCTGCAGATGTTTTTTTAAATGATAAGGCTCAAGCCGTATAA
- a CDS encoding EVE domain-containing protein, with translation MTKYWLMKSEPGCFSIDDLAAAEDQITSWDGVRNYQARNFMRDDMELGDKVLFYHSITNPSVVGIAEVVRESYPDHTAWNIDDPHFDPKSSEENPRWFMVDIKFVEKFTNPLPLKFLRTVSGLEGMELLKKGSRLSVMPVSEGEFKTIRRIGKE, from the coding sequence ATGACTAAATACTGGCTTATGAAATCTGAACCGGGATGCTTCTCTATTGATGATCTGGCTGCTGCCGAAGATCAGATAACTTCATGGGACGGAGTTCGTAATTATCAAGCCCGCAATTTTATGCGGGATGATATGGAACTGGGTGACAAGGTTCTTTTTTATCATAGTATTACGAATCCTTCTGTTGTCGGAATTGCTGAAGTGGTTCGAGAAAGCTATCCTGACCATACGGCATGGAACATTGATGATCCACATTTCGATCCTAAATCTTCTGAGGAAAATCCACGTTGGTTTATGGTGGATATCAAATTTGTGGAAAAGTTTACCAATCCTTTACCTCTTAAATTTTTACGAACTGTCAGCGGCCTTGAGGGGATGGAACTTCTTAAAAAAGGTTCAAGACTTTCAGTTATGCCTGTGTCTGAGGGAGAATTTAAAACCATCCGCAGAATTGGAAAGGAGTAG
- a CDS encoding putative quinol monooxygenase — translation MIILTAALQAKKGKETEVEQILVHMVSETAQEKGALEYRLHKSKNNDGSFLFYEKYSGQTAFENHVASAHYKQLGEQLGGLLAKEPIIDFYDFITGITE, via the coding sequence ATGATTATTCTAACCGCAGCCCTTCAGGCAAAAAAAGGCAAAGAAACAGAAGTTGAACAAATACTCGTTCATATGGTGTCAGAAACGGCACAGGAAAAAGGAGCATTAGAATACAGACTGCATAAATCAAAAAATAACGACGGCAGCTTTTTATTTTATGAAAAATACTCGGGACAAACAGCGTTTGAAAATCATGTCGCATCTGCTCACTACAAGCAGCTAGGCGAACAGCTCGGTGGTTTACTGGCGAAAGAACCCATCATAGATTTTTATGATTTTATTACTGGAATTACTGAATAA
- a CDS encoding BON domain-containing protein: MKKKYIILSLMLLSAHPISGTVATETAHAGFLPYGRMYKAAKDDRAYTTQARDVRLQLQLHKAVLKEAPSNVINVSSYVYLEHGFLVGEVDSENQSKALVKAAGKLTGLNGVSYYLPLRKTENKPETSSALELKLKSMLEPDYPSSKLTIKVVQDVVVVLGVLTHEEKKKALNSLKDLAGVDKIINFIQTPSPQEVKRSRPRPLRNLFN, encoded by the coding sequence ATGAAAAAAAAATATATAATTCTAAGTCTTATGCTTTTGTCTGCACACCCTATCTCCGGCACGGTTGCCACTGAAACGGCCCATGCCGGGTTTCTTCCGTATGGCAGAATGTATAAAGCTGCAAAAGATGATCGTGCTTACACAACACAAGCTAGAGATGTTAGACTTCAGTTACAGCTTCATAAAGCCGTGCTGAAGGAAGCTCCCTCAAACGTCATAAATGTAAGCTCTTATGTTTATCTCGAACACGGATTCCTTGTGGGTGAGGTGGACAGTGAAAACCAGAGTAAAGCGCTGGTAAAAGCCGCCGGAAAACTGACAGGACTAAACGGTGTCAGCTACTATCTTCCCTTAAGGAAAACAGAGAATAAACCGGAAACATCCTCTGCACTTGAATTAAAACTGAAAAGTATGCTGGAGCCTGATTATCCTTCATCAAAACTTACGATTAAAGTAGTTCAGGATGTCGTTGTCGTCCTTGGAGTTTTAACTCATGAGGAAAAGAAAAAAGCACTGAATTCTCTTAAAGATTTAGCCGGTGTTGATAAAATAATAAACTTCATCCAAACTCCCTCCCCCCAAGAAGTAAAGCGAAGCCGCCCAAGACCTTTGCGCAACCTTTTTAATTAA
- the hpnA gene encoding hopanoid-associated sugar epimerase, which produces MHVLVTGATGLIGSNLIPILLEQGYKVSVLVRDPEKAKLCLSTGIKICPGHLNDEKAIEKALKGCRFLFHLAADYRLWVPDPQAMYLTNVDGTRLLMTKALEAGIERIVYTSSVCTLGYHTDGRPANEDLKSSLESMISPYKKSKFLAEKAVSRMVKENGLPAVIVNPSTPVGPGDSRPTPTGAMILNTARDGGRFYAETGLNIAHVEDVARGHLLALEKGTIGRRYILGGDNLYLKELFAMTAKAAGKPGPMCKVPTAALYPIAIISEILARLNLIDEPVATTDSIRMASKIMFYSSKRAETELGYTHRPAIQAVEDAIKWFRENGMLV; this is translated from the coding sequence ATGCATGTACTTGTCACCGGCGCAACTGGACTTATCGGCTCCAACTTAATCCCTATCTTACTAGAACAGGGTTATAAGGTAAGTGTTCTCGTCCGCGATCCAGAAAAAGCAAAGCTATGTCTAAGCACCGGCATAAAAATATGCCCCGGACATTTAAATGATGAAAAAGCAATTGAAAAAGCGCTGAAAGGGTGCCGATTTCTTTTCCACCTCGCCGCAGACTATCGACTATGGGTCCCTGACCCGCAAGCAATGTACCTCACCAACGTGGACGGCACTCGCCTGCTCATGACAAAAGCTCTCGAAGCTGGAATTGAAAGAATTGTATATACCTCAAGTGTCTGCACGTTAGGCTACCACACAGATGGAAGACCCGCGAATGAAGACTTGAAATCCAGCTTAGAAAGCATGATCAGTCCTTATAAAAAATCAAAATTTTTAGCGGAAAAAGCCGTATCAAGAATGGTTAAGGAAAATGGTCTTCCTGCTGTTATTGTTAATCCGTCCACCCCGGTCGGCCCCGGAGACTCCCGTCCGACTCCCACAGGCGCCATGATACTTAACACCGCCCGAGACGGTGGAAGATTCTACGCTGAAACAGGGCTTAACATTGCCCACGTTGAAGATGTTGCCCGCGGTCATCTGCTGGCACTGGAAAAAGGAACTATCGGCCGCAGATACATTCTCGGCGGCGACAATCTATATTTGAAAGAACTTTTCGCTATGACCGCTAAAGCAGCCGGTAAACCCGGCCCCATGTGCAAGGTTCCCACTGCGGCCCTCTACCCCATTGCCATTATCAGTGAAATTCTTGCCCGCTTAAACCTGATAGATGAGCCTGTGGCCACCACGGACAGCATCCGTATGGCCAGCAAAATAATGTTTTATAGTTCTAAAAGAGCAGAAACAGAGCTTGGATATACTCACCGCCCGGCAATTCAAGCTGTTGAAGATGCCATCAAATGGTTCAGGGAAAACGGGATGCTTGTTTAA
- a CDS encoding mechanosensitive ion channel family protein, whose amino-acid sequence MNATDGIVGKMLVDTSLDAQLGFLHPDFLRDLFEQGIGFVSLYGVRLIVALLVLFVGRIASRQISNLIKRVMLKAKVDDILTSFIQNIVYYIMLAAFVVAALGQAGINITSFLAVLGAAGLAVGLALKDTLSNFAAGVMLIVLRLFKKGDYVTIAGTSGTVQTLSAFYTELSTPDNQKVVVPNSSILNAVIVNTTANKTRRIDLVIGIGYEDDIPKAKAILAEILAGDKRLLKDPKPAIVVGDLGSSSVDLLVRPWVRTSDYWAVRWDLLEGIKITFDKAGISIPYPQTDVHLYTEEKES is encoded by the coding sequence ATGAACGCGACTGACGGAATTGTTGGTAAAATGTTGGTAGATACGTCTCTGGATGCACAGTTGGGATTTTTACATCCTGATTTTTTGAGAGATTTGTTTGAGCAGGGCATTGGATTTGTCAGCCTTTACGGGGTAAGGCTTATCGTCGCTCTTTTAGTCCTTTTTGTAGGAAGAATTGCTTCAAGGCAGATTTCAAATTTGATTAAACGGGTTATGCTTAAAGCGAAGGTTGATGATATTCTAACCTCGTTTATACAGAATATTGTTTACTACATAATGCTTGCGGCGTTTGTCGTTGCGGCACTCGGGCAGGCTGGAATTAACATTACTTCCTTTCTTGCTGTACTCGGTGCCGCAGGTCTTGCCGTCGGCTTGGCTCTCAAGGATACTCTGTCAAATTTTGCCGCCGGGGTTATGCTTATTGTACTGCGTCTTTTTAAAAAGGGAGATTACGTTACAATAGCCGGAACTTCCGGGACAGTGCAGACTCTTTCCGCCTTCTATACAGAATTATCCACTCCGGATAATCAGAAAGTAGTGGTTCCTAATTCTTCAATTCTTAATGCGGTAATTGTTAATACCACCGCAAATAAGACAAGGCGTATCGATCTCGTAATCGGCATCGGATATGAGGACGATATTCCAAAAGCAAAAGCAATTCTTGCAGAAATTCTTGCTGGTGATAAGCGACTTCTCAAAGATCCAAAGCCTGCAATTGTGGTAGGTGACCTTGGCAGTTCAAGCGTGGACCTGCTTGTACGTCCGTGGGTAAGAACTTCAGATTATTGGGCAGTTCGATGGGACTTGCTGGAAGGTATAAAGATTACTTTTGATAAAGCCGGTATCTCAATCCCCTATCCGCAGACAGATGTGCATTTGTATACGGAAGAGAAAGAAAGTTAG
- a CDS encoding sensor domain-containing diguanylate cyclase — translation MKNINKNVVLVVFASIMAIALLGALFLAVYLNASYAKAQFYSSQISNAAVRCQAYQDAFVHTKKIDHVQGFMRSYEDLVHNLELLSGESDVLTKGEIESAENKIREYRDLFVAYKEKYIVIGLTDESGERGALYRDIVSAEETLESLKEYYLLSVLLSCRSNENKFIIHKEMLFVDKFNENYDILKESVQRSGLDLQIKGEILAQIKQYKSDFSILVEHIKEVGLNNSEGISGNLKNALLAINNQVLDIQNTVLNRLGKTTRTIYLVLCISSLLILMVLFLGVRLIRFNLRLVSEIHKRKVVEEELAEVNTNLERTVQNRTMKIASQVKDQEKINKEISTLNEFSDYLQRCSSSDEALLIIRDYANRLFPTDVGALYLLSEDRNSLILKTNWGGRQDLFKEAFRPDECWGIRMAKFHYVNREEHGLHCDHFIGAVETCYLCVPMRYQEELIGLMLVVCNQGECLADDKMKDCTVRQRQRLVVTIAEHFSLALSNIQLRENLREQSVRDSLTGLHNRRYMLESLDREVSRVVRRNEHLAIVMIDIDFFKRFNDTYGHEAGDDVLKRVSEILLRHVRDEDILCRMGGEEFLVVMSRVSRDVVVKRAESIRQAFENVEMHFGSSLHENITVSIGISFFPDDNSDISVVINLADKALYEAKKTGRNKTVLFSQSMIEGD, via the coding sequence ATGAAAAATATTAATAAAAATGTTGTTCTTGTTGTGTTTGCTTCGATCATGGCAATAGCACTGCTCGGAGCTCTCTTTCTAGCCGTTTATCTAAACGCATCCTACGCAAAAGCTCAATTCTACAGTTCCCAGATCAGTAATGCCGCAGTGCGTTGTCAGGCTTATCAGGATGCCTTTGTGCATACCAAGAAGATTGATCACGTGCAGGGTTTTATGCGTAGTTATGAAGACCTTGTTCATAATTTGGAGCTTCTTTCCGGGGAAAGCGATGTGCTCACTAAAGGCGAAATTGAATCTGCGGAAAACAAGATCCGGGAATATCGCGATCTTTTTGTTGCTTACAAAGAAAAGTATATAGTTATCGGTTTGACAGATGAGAGTGGAGAACGCGGGGCGTTATATCGAGACATTGTTTCGGCGGAAGAAACTCTTGAGAGTCTTAAGGAATATTATTTGCTTTCCGTGTTGCTTTCCTGCCGGAGCAATGAAAATAAATTTATTATTCATAAAGAGATGTTGTTTGTTGATAAGTTCAATGAAAATTATGATATTTTAAAAGAATCTGTACAGAGAAGTGGTCTTGATTTGCAAATTAAAGGTGAAATTCTGGCTCAGATTAAGCAATATAAATCTGATTTCAGTATACTGGTAGAGCATATAAAAGAGGTTGGCCTCAATAATTCAGAAGGAATCAGCGGCAACCTTAAGAATGCTTTGCTTGCTATCAATAATCAAGTTCTCGATATTCAGAATACGGTTCTTAACCGATTAGGTAAAACAACAAGGACTATTTATTTGGTTCTGTGTATTTCATCTTTACTTATCTTGATGGTATTATTTTTAGGAGTGCGCCTGATCAGATTCAACCTGCGTCTTGTCAGTGAGATTCACAAGAGAAAGGTTGTTGAAGAGGAACTTGCTGAAGTAAACACCAATCTGGAAAGAACTGTTCAGAATCGTACGATGAAAATAGCCAGTCAGGTTAAGGATCAAGAAAAAATAAATAAAGAAATTTCGACCTTAAATGAGTTCAGCGACTACCTGCAACGTTGTAGTTCTTCTGATGAAGCACTGCTTATTATCCGGGATTATGCAAATCGATTATTTCCCACTGATGTGGGAGCTCTTTACCTTCTTAGTGAGGATAGAAATTCCTTGATCCTCAAGACTAACTGGGGAGGCAGGCAAGATCTTTTTAAAGAGGCTTTCCGACCGGATGAGTGCTGGGGGATTCGTATGGCTAAATTTCATTATGTAAACCGGGAAGAACATGGACTTCATTGCGATCATTTTATTGGTGCGGTTGAAACTTGTTATCTTTGCGTTCCAATGCGTTATCAAGAAGAATTGATAGGATTGATGCTTGTTGTTTGTAATCAGGGTGAATGTTTAGCTGATGATAAAATGAAGGATTGCACCGTGAGACAGCGGCAACGTTTAGTTGTGACTATTGCTGAACATTTTTCATTGGCTTTATCCAATATTCAGCTACGCGAGAATCTGCGGGAGCAGTCCGTGCGCGATTCCCTCACCGGCCTTCATAACAGGCGTTATATGCTTGAAAGTCTGGACCGGGAAGTCTCGAGGGTTGTACGCCGTAATGAACATTTAGCCATAGTTATGATTGATATCGATTTCTTTAAGCGCTTTAACGACACCTATGGTCATGAGGCCGGAGATGATGTGTTGAAGCGAGTCTCAGAAATTCTGCTCCGTCATGTGCGCGATGAAGATATTCTCTGCCGTATGGGTGGAGAAGAGTTTCTGGTGGTAATGTCCCGCGTAAGTCGAGATGTTGTTGTGAAGCGGGCTGAGAGTATACGGCAGGCTTTTGAGAATGTGGAAATGCACTTTGGATCATCGCTTCATGAGAATATTACCGTGTCTATCGGTATTTCATTTTTCCCTGATGATAACAGCGATATTAGTGTTGTTATTAATCTGGCTGACAAAGCTCTTTATGAAGCTAAAAAAACAGGTCGTAATAAGACCGTTCTTTTTAGTCAGAGCATGATTGAGGGGGATTAA
- a CDS encoding response regulator translates to MSYTILVLDDDTHVRESMAIALEDEGLTVYQAESAEVAFRVLDTVQIDLAIVDLRLPGMDGTEFIDAAIKLWPKLKYIVYTGSPEYQMTSEQGAALNVSNTIFLKPLMDSKSIIDEIRRMLG, encoded by the coding sequence ATGTCATATACAATATTAGTTCTTGATGATGATACTCATGTCAGAGAAAGTATGGCGATTGCTTTGGAAGATGAGGGGTTAACTGTTTATCAGGCTGAAAGCGCCGAAGTTGCTTTTCGGGTGCTTGATACTGTTCAAATTGATTTAGCTATTGTTGACTTGCGTCTTCCGGGTATGGATGGAACTGAGTTTATTGATGCGGCCATAAAGCTGTGGCCGAAATTGAAATACATCGTGTACACGGGATCTCCAGAGTACCAGATGACTTCTGAGCAGGGGGCAGCATTAAATGTTTCAAATACAATTTTTCTTAAGCCCCTTATGGACTCCAAATCAATAATTGACGAAATCAGGCGTATGCTTGGGTAG
- a CDS encoding M15 family metallopeptidase encodes MKVVNIFIESLAFIFISVLLVGVVSGSVLAGQLPEGFCYVDEMIPEAMYDARYFTENNFLGEQVDGYLSPRIVLTVRAAKALAEVQAELVPFGLILKIFDGYRPQRAVDHFVRWGRNVSDTRMKSIFYPSVDKKNLFRDGYIAEKSSHSRGSTVDLTIADKSTGSELDMGTTFDFFGPASWPENDSINPQIRANRALLRQLMINHGFKPLKEEWWHFTLDNEPYPDKYFNFVVN; translated from the coding sequence ATGAAAGTTGTTAACATCTTTATCGAATCTTTGGCTTTTATTTTTATTTCCGTACTTTTGGTGGGGGTGGTATCCGGTTCAGTTTTGGCCGGGCAACTTCCCGAAGGTTTTTGTTATGTTGACGAAATGATACCTGAAGCTATGTATGATGCCCGCTATTTTACAGAAAATAATTTTTTAGGTGAGCAGGTTGACGGTTATTTATCTCCTCGTATTGTTTTGACTGTTCGTGCAGCAAAAGCTTTAGCCGAAGTTCAAGCTGAACTGGTTCCTTTCGGTTTAATTCTCAAAATTTTTGATGGTTATCGTCCTCAGCGAGCGGTGGACCACTTTGTGCGCTGGGGGCGGAATGTATCCGATACCCGCATGAAATCTATTTTCTATCCCTCGGTAGATAAGAAGAATCTATTTCGCGATGGTTATATTGCCGAAAAGTCCAGTCATTCACGAGGGTCAACTGTTGACTTGACGATTGCAGATAAAAGTACCGGATCTGAGCTTGATATGGGAACCACATTTGATTTTTTTGGTCCTGCCTCTTGGCCTGAGAATGATAGTATTAATCCGCAGATTAGGGCTAATAGGGCTTTATTACGCCAATTAATGATAAACCACGGTTTTAAACCACTCAAAGAAGAATGGTGGCATTTTACTCTGGACAACGAACCTTATCCTGATAAGTATTTCAATTTTGTGGTAAATTAG
- a CDS encoding PAS domain S-box protein: MTDDLNTNERIHQLEAALAQSENHFRLLFDTIEDAVFMFEILPNGTRGLIRDVNEAACNRLGYTRDEFLKITVEEFSVTETNQPSPSLFENFAQEQKKLFELIHIAKDGRKIPVEISARRFDYEGTPMVLSIVRDISVRKEIEQSQKSYLKQLESEVAERTGELERINEQLKKQVKELEHSRHIQTVLYEIISHAQYSDNLNELLQSIHKIMIKELHADNFFVALIDNDQDSLKFEYCVDKTTPHCSTIENISRLGGKRLSLLPIRRSETVHMSKTQIMRLINKGIIEVCGVIPEVWLGVPLRIRGIPIGVLVIQDYDMPSTYSNEDLQLFAACSDQIALAIERKNHADLSKSARDIFQNIPSGLFIYQYTKPDSLKLLDANPAAENITGITLKDWIGREFLDIWPGFDAQQIFNNFLSPLKTGKDFISNEVLYKDNRLSGAYRVRTFLLQNDKLGIAFEDTTEQKRAELTIRESEEHYRAFFEDNHSVMYILDTADGKILDTNKAAEAYYGYSREELLTMKISDINSLSERQVKKIVKKVTKKTISNIIGRHRLANGEYRNVEIFSGPFEVRGKTRLISIIHDITERLKNEAELSEAKEAAESANKAKDEFLANISHEIRTPLNGVMGMLQLLQIAHLNTEEQSCVDTALQSSRNLLRVLNDVLDFTKIEAGKMDLYEEPFELKELIKQCLDLFKIQAEEKELQLISNIDSSTQNYYVGDEGRIRQILFNLVGNSIKFTESGSITISVFSLPHPTPGKHRLFFSIEDTGVGIPDDKIEHIFDSFTQVDGSLSRKYQGAGLGLSIVKRLVNLIGGNISLQSEVGVGTTILFCVYVEKHDPPVSLQAEVTKEIGKKTPLQILLVEDEKVNRLMALRFLEKMGHNVVCAENGEMCLEELRKQTFDAILMDIQMPVMNGLEATHLIRTSEEFNMHRSVPIIALTAHATNNDRNIAIQTGMNEYISKPFEWELLKKTLYEVTS; the protein is encoded by the coding sequence ATGACTGACGATTTAAACACCAATGAAAGAATTCATCAACTTGAAGCAGCTCTTGCTCAAAGTGAAAATCATTTCCGTCTACTTTTTGACACAATTGAAGATGCTGTTTTTATGTTTGAAATTCTTCCGAACGGCACGAGGGGACTCATTCGCGATGTAAATGAAGCCGCATGCAATCGTTTGGGATATACCAGAGATGAATTTCTGAAAATAACTGTTGAAGAGTTCAGTGTCACGGAGACAAACCAACCCAGTCCAAGTTTATTTGAAAATTTTGCTCAAGAACAAAAAAAACTGTTCGAATTAATTCATATTGCTAAAGACGGAAGAAAAATACCTGTTGAAATCAGCGCCAGAAGATTTGACTATGAAGGAACCCCCATGGTCCTCTCCATTGTGAGGGATATTTCAGTTAGAAAAGAGATTGAACAATCACAAAAATCATACTTGAAGCAACTTGAGTCAGAAGTTGCGGAAAGAACCGGAGAACTCGAGCGGATTAATGAGCAACTAAAAAAACAAGTGAAAGAACTTGAACACTCCCGTCACATCCAGACAGTTTTATATGAAATAATCAGTCATGCTCAGTACTCCGACAATCTAAATGAACTCTTGCAATCGATACACAAGATAATGATAAAGGAGCTTCACGCAGACAATTTTTTTGTAGCCTTAATTGATAATGATCAGGATTCTCTTAAATTTGAATACTGTGTTGATAAAACGACTCCGCACTGCTCCACCATTGAAAACATCAGTCGTCTGGGAGGCAAAAGGTTAAGTCTCTTACCAATTAGACGTAGTGAAACTGTTCATATGTCCAAAACACAAATTATGCGATTAATAAATAAAGGCATAATTGAAGTTTGCGGAGTTATACCGGAAGTATGGCTTGGTGTTCCTTTGCGTATCCGGGGTATTCCTATCGGAGTTTTGGTTATTCAGGATTATGATATGCCAAGTACTTATTCCAACGAAGATTTACAACTTTTTGCGGCCTGCTCTGACCAGATTGCCCTAGCAATTGAACGCAAGAATCATGCTGATTTATCTAAATCAGCACGCGATATTTTCCAGAACATTCCCTCTGGACTTTTCATCTATCAATATACAAAACCTGATTCGCTGAAACTGTTAGATGCAAATCCAGCAGCGGAAAACATTACCGGAATTACGTTAAAAGACTGGATCGGGCGTGAATTCTTAGACATCTGGCCCGGTTTTGACGCACAGCAAATTTTTAATAATTTCCTTTCCCCCTTAAAAACCGGCAAAGATTTTATCTCCAATGAAGTTCTCTATAAAGATAACAGGCTATCCGGAGCATATCGAGTACGCACCTTCCTACTCCAGAACGACAAGCTTGGTATTGCGTTTGAAGACACTACTGAACAAAAACGTGCTGAACTTACAATTCGTGAAAGTGAAGAACATTATCGAGCTTTCTTCGAAGATAACCACTCTGTCATGTATATTCTGGATACTGCTGACGGTAAAATTCTCGACACCAACAAGGCCGCCGAAGCTTATTACGGATACTCCCGCGAAGAACTTCTTACAATGAAGATTTCCGACATAAACAGCTTATCGGAAAGACAAGTTAAGAAGATTGTCAAAAAAGTAACAAAGAAAACGATCTCGAATATAATAGGAAGACATAGACTGGCTAACGGTGAATACCGAAACGTTGAAATTTTTTCCGGACCTTTTGAAGTCAGAGGTAAAACCAGATTAATCTCGATTATTCATGATATTACCGAAAGATTGAAAAATGAGGCTGAACTTTCAGAAGCAAAAGAAGCTGCTGAATCAGCCAACAAGGCGAAAGATGAATTTCTTGCAAACATAAGCCATGAAATAAGAACCCCACTCAATGGAGTCATGGGAATGTTGCAACTGCTACAGATTGCGCACCTAAATACAGAAGAGCAATCCTGTGTCGATACAGCCCTTCAATCTTCCAGAAACCTGCTCAGAGTATTGAACGATGTTCTTGATTTCACAAAAATTGAAGCTGGCAAAATGGATCTTTACGAAGAACCTTTCGAGCTGAAAGAACTTATCAAACAGTGTCTCGATTTATTTAAAATTCAAGCGGAAGAAAAAGAACTGCAGTTAATATCCAACATCGATTCGAGCACACAGAATTACTATGTAGGAGACGAAGGCAGAATCCGACAGATTTTATTTAATCTGGTAGGAAATTCAATAAAATTCACGGAATCAGGTTCAATAACAATAAGTGTTTTTTCACTTCCACACCCAACCCCCGGCAAGCATCGGCTATTTTTCTCAATTGAAGATACCGGGGTTGGAATACCAGACGACAAAATCGAACACATTTTTGATTCCTTCACACAAGTGGACGGCTCACTATCCAGGAAATATCAGGGGGCAGGTTTAGGGCTCTCCATAGTTAAAAGGTTGGTAAACCTGATAGGTGGTAACATTTCGCTTCAAAGCGAGGTAGGAGTGGGAACCACAATACTTTTCTGCGTGTATGTCGAAAAGCACGACCCTCCTGTTTCTTTACAAGCGGAAGTCACTAAAGAAATAGGTAAAAAAACTCCCTTGCAAATTCTTCTGGTTGAAGATGAAAAGGTTAACAGACTCATGGCTCTGAGATTTCTTGAAAAAATGGGGCACAATGTAGTTTGCGCCGAAAATGGAGAAATGTGCCTTGAAGAACTTCGCAAACAAACATTCGATGCAATTTTAATGGACATCCAGATGCCGGTAATGAACGGGCTTGAAGCCACTCATCTAATCAGAACATCTGAAGAATTTAATATGCATCGTTCCGTCCCGATAATAGCCCTGACAGCACATGCAACAAATAATGATAGAAATATCGCAATACAAACTGGAATGAATGAATATATAAGTAAACCTTTTGAATGGGAACTACTCAAAAAAACACTATATGAAGTCACAAGCTAG